The sequence TAGTAGTACGACAGTAGCCAGAGGTCGTGGACGTGGAGCAGCACCAGTGAGAGGTCGTGCTAGAGAGGTCTCTACAGAACCTCAGGTTGATGGCAGAGAGGACCAGGTTCCTCCAGATCCTGTAGTCACACCCTTGCTTCAGGatacactattgagggtgttaagTGTGCTAGAGGGCTTTTCTCAGGGTGGTGGTGCGACTACCACACCACATGACTCTCGTACTAGAGAGGGGGCTCAGACCCAAGAGCAGCAACAAGCTCCAGTTGTTCAGGATGCGGTGGGGCAACTACCAGTAGATCCCGCGGTTCAGAATGATATTGCACCAGCAGTTGGGGGTCAAGTTGCATCGATGGTTGTTCTGACAGAGGATGAGCAGCGTAGGTATGAGAGATTTCGAAAGATGGACCCACCTCAGTTTCAGGGTGGGAAGAGCGAGGACgctcatgagtttctaactacctgccgagagttactagaggtggttggatTAGCTGAGTCACATGGGGTTAGATATGCTACACTCCAGCTTCGTGGACCAGCGAGAGACTGGTGGAGGACTTATTCGGGATGTTTTCCAGTTGGATCTCCTCTAGTGACTTGGGAGCAGTTTGCTAGCGCAATCCAAGATCGTTTTATCCCATGGAGCGTGAGAGAGGAGAGTcgcttgaggtttgagagtctgAGACAGGATGGTTTATCGGTTACAGAGTATGAGGCGCGTTTTTGCCAGTTGTCTAGGCATGCGTTGGCCATTATTCAAAATGAGACAGAGAGGATCCGCAGATTTGTGAGGGGATTGACTTTCTCTATCAGGTCAGCTGTGTTTCGGACATCTAGGGAGGGGACTTCTTTCCAGTCTATTGTGAGCGCCACTAAAGAGGCGGAATTGATGGAGAGGGAGGAGTTTGGGGACCCTAAAAGAGCTCGTATATCAGGTCAGTTTCAGGGTGCCTCATCTGGAGGTAGGGGATCACAGAGAGTGAGTGGTTGTTTTCAGCAGCGGGGACCTATTCATGCATCTATGCGGATATTTGAGGGTGGCCAGACATCTAGGGGTTCTTAGTGCCCGGGTCAGGTCTCGTACGGTTCACAGCAGCGACCTACAAGGCGAGGCAATTATAGTGGGCTTCAGGGTCCACACAGCAGTTCCCAGGTCAgaaattttgttttacttgtggagaTCCCGATCATCTAATGTGGCAGTGTACATCTCAAAGGGGTCGTGGTGGGCCTCGACCTAATTCTTCATTCCAGACTAGACCACACCAGCACCACAGGGTAGAGGTCGTGGCAGAGTTCAGTCAGGTAGAGGTGATAGAGTTTCTAGTAGTGGTGTTGCAGCTCAGCAGAGTGGGGGTAGAGGTACCACCCAGGATGGAGGTGGACAAGGAGGCCACtgctatgctttccccgggagacCTGAGGCGGAGACCTTCGATGCTGTTATTACAGGTATCATCCCAGTATGCCATCGACCTGCGTCTGTGTTGTTCGATCCAGgttctacattctcttatgtgtctacgtattttgctgctaaatttgatatgatatgtgatagcatgactgtccctattcgtgtttctacacccgtgggtaagcccttagtggtggatcgagtgtatcgatcctgtcttgtttcattggctgggtatgacacttgggtagacttaatcattctGGGAATGGtggactttgatgttatcttgggtatggattggctttctccttatcatgttgtccttgattgtaatgctaagactgtGACTTTAGCAATGCCTGGTGTTCCGAGGGTTGAGTGGAAGAGTGTTAGTGGTTCTTATCCAAGCAAGGTCATCTCTTTTATCCGTGCTAAGAGATTGGTGGAGAGggggtgtttgtcttacttagcttttattcgggatactagtgttgaaccacctcccatggactctgttcccgtggttcaggagtttcccgatgtatttccttctgatcttccaggtgttcctcccgatagggatatcgattttgctattgatttggagccgggaaCAAACCTATTTCTATACCTCCATATCGTATGGCCCCAGCAgagttgaaattattgaaggatcagttgcaggatttattgagtaagggttttattcgccctagtgtatcaccttggggtgcccctgtattgtttgtgaagaagaaggatgggactatgagaatgtgtattgattaaagacagttgaacaaggtaacagtgaagaataagtatcctcttccgcgtATTGATGACATACTTGATCAGTTACAGGGAGCATCATTGttctataaaatttatttgaggtctgggtatcatcagttgaagattagggcatcagatatccctaagacagcttttcggacccggtatgggcattatgagtttctagtgatgtccttcggattgactaatgcccctgcagcattcatggagttgatgaatggggtgtttcgaccataccttgattcttttgtgattgttttcatcgatgacatcttggtttactctaagactgaggaggaccatgtccgacacctgaggattgtacttcagaggttgagagaagagaagttgtatgccaagttctcaaagtgtgagttctggcttacttctgtgacattcttgggacacgtggtgtccaaggagggtattagagtagatccggccaaaattgaggcagttagaggctggacgcgacctacttcacctactgagattaggagttttgtgggattggcaggctattatcgacgatttgttcagagtttctctactattgcagctccattgactagattgactcgacaggatgtgggttttcagtggtctgatgagtgtgaggagagctttcaaaagctcaagactttgttgacttctgCTCCTGTGTTGACTCTACCTGAGGAAGGTGTAGACTttactgtgtattgtgatgcttcaggagttggtttgggtggtgtgttgatgcagaaggggaaagtgattgcttatgcttctaggcaattgaagtcccatgagaagaactaccctactcatgatctggagttggcggctgtggtatttgtacttaagttatggcgtcattatttgtatggagtgcattgtgagatcttcactgatcatcggagtcttcagtatatctttagccagagggatttgaacttgaggcaacggagatggcttgagttgctgaaggactatgatgtgaccattctgtatcatccaggaaaggccaatgttgtggccgatgctctgagtaggaagactcctagcatggggagtcttgcagcgcttagtattgaggagagaccattggctagagatgtgCAGATATTAGCTAACAGTCTTGTCCGCTTGCAGATTTCAGAAGAGAGTGATgggatgattgcttttattgaggctcGATCTTCTTTAGTCGAGCAGATTCGTGCACAccagtttgatgatgaaaaattatgtctcATTCGAGACAAAGTATTGAGAGGGGAAGCTAAGGAGGCTGTCCTTGATTCTGATGGCGTCTTGCGGATCGGAGGCAGAATTTGTGTGCCCAGGACAGGcgatttgattagattgattcttgaggaggcccattgttctcggtattccatccatccgggagcggcgaagatgtatcatgatctgagtCAGCATTACTGGTGAGGTgggatgaagagagatatttcagactttgtttcgaggtgtttgacttgccagcaggtcaagtgtgagcaccagcggcccgggggtgtatctcagaggatgcctattcctacttggaagtgggagcggattactatggactttgttgtgggtttgcctaccacagtgggtggttatgactctatttgggttgttgttgataggctgaccaagtctgcccacttcatCCCGGTTCGGGTGAAGTATACAGCAGAAAAGTTAGCTGAGCTATATATCAGTCAGATTGTGCGACTACATGGAGTTCCtatttctatcatatcagatcgaggttcactatttacttctcatttctggaaggcattacaacatggtctgggtactcagttagatatgagtacggcatttcaccctcagacagatggtcaaTCTGAGCGGACCattcaggtattggaagatatgcttcgagcgtgtgtgatcgattttGGTGCTAGATGGGATCAAcatttacccttagcggagtttgcctataataacagttatcactctagtatccagatggccccatttgaggcgttGTATGGAAGACGGTGTAGGTCtccgattggttggtttgattcggcggagatggactctttggatacAGACTTGCTTAGAGATGCTATGGAGCAAGTCCGTATGATTCAGTATAGATTATTGACAGCTCAGAGTCGACAGAAGAGTTATGCAGACCGGAGAGTTAGAGCCTTggtgtttatggagggtgatcatgtttggcttcgagtatcacccatgaagggtgtgatgaggtttggaaagaagggcaagcttagccctaggttcattggaccttttgagattttgagccgagtgggagaggtggcctataagttggccttgccacctagtttgtcggcagttcatcctgttttccatgtctctatgcttcggAAGTATATTCCGGATGAATCTCATGTGATTTCACTCGATTCTGTGGAGCTGGGTCCAGACTTGAcatttgaggaggagcctatagctATTTTGGATAGGCAAATTCGAAAGCTTAGGACCAAAGAGATTGCTTCAGTGAAGGTGCAATGGAAGCACCGATCAGTGGGAGAGGCAACTTGGGAGACAAAGTCTGACATGCGTGCCCGatatcctcaactttttgaagctTCAGGTAATTACTTTTACTCTATGTTCGAgaacgaacatgatttttagtggtggataatgtaatgacccggaaggtcatttttggaaattttgaatatttgcttaacttgagttaattaatcgatagtttatgggctaaagtgataatttatttaagaccctatacTATTTAgcctttatttaataaaatatgtgggtaaaacctATCACAATTAGTacttaataaattcaaataaggaaaacaaaaaaaagggggCGAAGGGTTCTCTGCGGCTTACGAACTGCTAGGTAagttttcttttcctttaattatCTTGATTTCTGCACATAGATGTGCATACATATCaattttatatagttaattatatatatatgtgtataacaAAGAATGAAGATTGCatgtgaataaaaaaaaaagaagaagaatttgaatAAGAAATCACGTGAATAGttgaaaagttttgaaaatatttgaatcaATTGTTAGTGGGTATTTAATGCTTAGTTGTGATTATTTGGTTACTTTGACTATATAAACAATTTAGTGTATTgctggaaagaaaaaaaaacaattaaagaaaaagacaaaaaacaAATGGCATGCATGCTATTATGTGAGGAAATTAATGGGTTGCTCATTAACGTGGCTCCTGGgaaaattttatgattaaacTAATGCAAATTCTTGGATAGTGATTGCTACATTATGTGTGGTTAGTAAttaggaattaaaaaaa comes from Solanum pennellii chromosome 1, SPENNV200 and encodes:
- the LOC107017990 gene encoding LOW QUALITY PROTEIN: uncharacterized protein LOC107017990 (The sequence of the model RefSeq protein was modified relative to this genomic sequence to represent the inferred CDS: substituted 1 base at 1 genomic stop codon) gives rise to the protein MGDWEGLEIKIEEESRKTRLLGIVAPRCQSPSGQSMSARIGPAAPARVPEDSLCPSCSGAPRPIERPDPLETPGEALPEAVVEAPARGRGRSRARGRASSTTVARGRGRGAAPVRGRAREVSTEPQVDGREDQVPPDPVVTPLLQDTLLRVLSVLEGFSQGGGATTTPHDSRTREGAQTQEQQQAPVVQDAVGQLPVDPAVQNDIAPAVGGQVASMVVLTEDEQRRYERFRKMDPPQFQGGKSEDAHEFLTTCRELLEVVGLAESHGVRYATLQLRGPARDWWRTYSGCFPVGSPLVTWEQFASAIQDRFIPWSVREESRLRFESLRQDGLSVTEYEARFCQLSRHALAIIQNETERIRRFVRGLTFSIRSAVFRTSREGTSFQSIVSATKEAELMEREEFGDPKRARISGQFQGASSGGRGSQRVSYGSQQRPTRRGNYSGLQGPHSSSQTTPAPQGRGRGRVQSGRGDRVSSSGVAAQQSGGRGTTQDGGGQGGHCYAFPGRPEAETFDAVITAMPGVPRVEWKSVSGSYPSKVISFIRAKRLSFVIVFIDDILVYSKTEEDHVRHLRIVLQRLREEKLYAKFSKCEFWLTSVTFLGHVVSKEGIRVDPAKIEAVRGWTRPTSPTEIRSFVGLAGYYRRFVQSFSTIAAPLTRLTRQDVGFQWSDECEESFQKLKTLLTSAPVLTLPEEGVDFTVYCDASGVGLGGVLMQKGKVIAYASRQLKSHEKNYPTHDLELAAVVFVLKLWRHYLYGVHCEIFTDHRSLQYIFSQRDLNLRQRRWLELLKDYDVTILYHPGKANVVADALSRKTPSMGSLAALSIEERPLARDVQILANSLVRLQISEESDGMIAFIEARSSLVEQIRAHQFDDEKLCLIRDKVLRGEAKEAVLDSDGVLRIGGRICVPRTGDLIRLILEEAHCSRYSIHPGAAKMYHDLSQHYWXGGMKRDISDFVSRCLTCQQVKCEHQRPGGVSQRMPIPTWKWERITMDFVVGLPTTVGGYDSIWVVVDRLTKSAHFIPVRVKYTAEKLAELYISQIVRLHGVPISIISDRGSLFTSHFWKALQHGLGTQLDMSTAFHPQTDGQSERTIQVLEDMLRACVIDFGARWDQHLPLAEFAYNNSYHSSIQMAPFEALYGRRCRSPIGWFDSAEMDSLDTDLLRDAMEQVRMIQYRLLTAQSRQKSYADRRVRALVFMEGDHVWLRVSPMKGVMRFGKKGKLSPRFIGPFEILSRVGEVAYKLALPPSLSAVHPVFHVSMLRKYIPDESHVISLDSVELGPDLTFEEEPIAILDRQIRKLRTKEIASVKVQWKHRSVGEATWETKSDMRARYPQLFEASVEIMKQDEDLEARYIKEYRQRNDWPKWKEATQTELDLLEKRDVFEPVVRIPEGVKLMGHKWVFVQKYPFRPQESGEEVLGDETPYLSAIGALMYLANKPEQIFFFAGICLIRINPDIGQANYSPMEVQLYRCVR